The following DNA comes from Ruficoccus amylovorans.
GCCGTCACGCATGAAACCGACGGCGCTACGCAGAGCGAGACCATCCACCCGGAAAATCTCCCTGACAGGCGGTAGCCGGTAGATTGCTTCCGATCACGCAGCCATTGGCGGGGCGGTATTGTTGATATGCCTTTTCCGGCGAGCCTGACTTCGGCCCGAAAAGTGTATTCCCGGCCTGCTCCATCTTGGAAATGATAAACAGGGTTGGCTTGGCCAGCGGGGTTTATCTAGTGTGGCCCGATGAAACTTCGGAGCATTGACTTTTTCGGACGCATCAGGGGGCGCGTGCGCGACCTCAGCGGCTTCCGTAAAGGCGTCCACCGCGTACCCGATTCCGTCTCCGAGCGGACCCGGGAGTTTGTCGCGCGTATCGCCGCCGCCGATCTGGAAGAGGAAGCCAACACCCTGCGCGAGCGCCTGAAGAAGAACTTCGGCTACAAACGCAAGGAGTTGACCTATGCCTGCGAGGGGGCCAGCGCCTTGCTCTCGACGAGGGACTTCGACCTGGCGCTGTCCTATGCGCAGGACGACGAAGACCGCCAGAGCTACGTCGTCAGCTATCAACTGACCAACATTAAAAACCCCGAGACCCTGCGCGATGCGGGCTTGCAGGCGATCCTGTTCCGCAATTTCGATGAGGTGCGGCTCACGCTCGACGCCTCGTACCGGATCGAGGACCTCATCGACACCGTGGAAGAAGAAGAGCCGGAAAACGTCGAACTCGAGTACCCCGAGGATTGCTCGCAATTGACGATCCTCATCGCCGGACGTAACTGGTACCTGCGCTTCATGCCGCACGGGGCCGCGATTTTCAGCCGCTCGCCCGGCTCCCCGCTCCAGATGATTAACCATGTGCAGGAGTGTCAGGAGTGGGTGCGCGAGACCCCGGCACTGGGCGCACTGCTCGAAGGGGCAAAACCGGCCAATTGACCATTTTTCTCGTGCTTCCGCTCCGAAAGCACTTAATGGCCCCTCCCGGCGAATACTGATAAAACCTGCTCCCGAAGAGGAAAACAATGGTGGGCCCGCGGGGACTCGAACCCCGAACCAAAGGATTATGAGTCCTCTGCTCTAACCGATTGAGCTACAGGCCCTTAGGTTTTAAAATAATCAGTATGTGAAGAACTGGGACGCTCTGCAAGCGCTTTTCCGGATGGAGTGCGGGCTGCCGGGCCGCGAGGGCCGACGCGTGGCCACACGCCACAGGGAAAGCGCGTAGCAAACACGGCCTCGACGGTGAGTTCAAGACCGAAAGCAGGCCCGCCTCAACGGCCCCGGTGGGCGGAGTCTGGGGCTTGGCGGAGGTGAGTGAAGGCGTGCGCGTCGGGGGCAGTGTCAGCGGGGGCAAGCGGCATAAAGGGGAAGATCGGGCTTCAGCCGGGGCGGGAATGTCCGATTCAGGGCTTGTCGATTCGACGCGGCGGATTTTTAACCGTGTTTCTCACTCAGATTTTTTTATTCTTCCTGACCATATGCACCTGGCCGACCTCCCCGTAGAAGATTCCCCGAGCCTGCTCGATGAGCACGGTCCGGTTTTTATCCTCGGCTGTCCCCGTTCGGGGACGACCTTCCTGTCGAGTTGTGTGGCGGCGATTCCCGGTGTGAGAGAATTTGTCGGGGTACTGGCCCCCCCGCGCATGATGCACCTGATCGGTTCCGGCGTGTCCACGCCCATTCGCGAAGAGTTGCTCTCGTGCGTGCGGGATATTTTCTGGCAGGCGTTCTGGCGGCGTGTTTATTTTCGCGGGGAAAAGCTTTCCCTACTGGTCGAGCGCAGTATCGGCACCCGTGAGTTTCTGGAAAAACCGGACATGGACGGGAAAATCTTCTGTTACAAGGAGCCGTTCCTGTGCTTCGCGGCGGAGCACTTCGCGACGCATTTCCCGAAATCGAAATTTATCCACATTATCCGCGACGGACGCGACAACGCCGACTCTATGGTGCGCACCTACGGCGAAGCGCTCTCGGATGATGTGCTCGCCTCCGACCAACTCAGCTACAACAAGGTGTCGGAGATTGGCACCTGGCGGCGCATCGACGGCTTCAACTTTCCCTGGTGGCTCCCCGAGGCGGAGGAGACGGCCTTCCGGCAGATGTCAAAGTACGGTCGCTACGTGCGCCTGTGGAAGGAAATGACCCTGCGCTGCCGCGCGCTCGGTAAAACGCTCCCGCCGGAGCGTTACTACGAGGTCAAGTACGACGAGTTCGTCAAGGAACCCGTCGCGCAGGGCAACCGCATCCGCGAATTTCTCGGTCATCCCGACTCGGCCCAGTTCCAGAAGCGCCTGAACAAGGCCTTTACGAAATCGACCGGCATCTCCGGTCGTAACCAGCCGCCGGAGCAACTGGCCGAGGCACTCGCCATCGCCGGGGACCTGCTGGCCGAGCTTGGCTACTGCGAGCCGGACGGACAGGTGGGAGCCTGAAACATCCGCTTTCCGTTGCGGAGAGCCACTGTCCCGAATCGGGCCGGTGCGGGCGGCGACAGCTCCGTGGACTATTCCGTGTGCGGGCTGCGCGTGTATCAGTTTTACAAATACAAACCGAGTGTGGCAAGGATGTGCTTGCCCCGCAGGGCGTTGATCCAGCGTTCGGGGATGTCCTCGCGTCCGTAGCGCACCCCCGCGATGCCCCCGGCGACGGCTGCTGTGGTGTCGGTGTCGTTGCCGAGCGAGACGGCTTTTTTTATGATGCGCTCGTAGCCGTACTCCTCGCAGGCGAGGCGGGCCGAGTTGAGGCAGTCCACCACGTAGCCCGTGCCGCTGCCCTTGGGCGGATCGTCGGGGCGGACGTGCTCCTCCAGCTCCCGCGCCGAGACCGGGTCAGCCGCGTAGATCATGCGCAGCGTGGCCACGGCGTCGCCCCACGGGTCGGGGTGGCGCTGCATCTCCCGTCGCGCCCACAGGCAGTACAGCGCGCAGCACACCTGCGAACGCGGATGCCGGTGTGTGAGCCGCGACTGCCGGTGTGCATCGAGCACCAGCGCCAGGTCGTTGCCCAGGTGCTGGAGGGCCAGCGGCAGGCAGCGCATGAGTGAGCCGTTACCGTTATTGCGGACACCGGACAGGCCCGAGTGGCTGGTGGAGATGCCTTTTTTCAGCCGGGCCAGGGCGACGCTGGTCTGGTTACCGATGTCGAAGGCGTAGCCGTCCACCGCCATGTACCCGAAGTCGTGCCACTGCACGAGGCGGCGGGAGAAATCGAAGGCGTGGTAATAACCGCACTCCTGCAGTGAGGCGAGGAGGCAGAGAGCCTGTGCGCCGTCGTCGGACCAGGTGCCGGTTGGGACATCGGCGTAGGTGCGCAGGAAGCCCCGGGGCGGCTCCATATCGAGCAGGTCGAAGGGCGGCAACTCGTGCGGCA
Coding sequences within:
- a CDS encoding sulfotransferase family protein, whose product is MHLADLPVEDSPSLLDEHGPVFILGCPRSGTTFLSSCVAAIPGVREFVGVLAPPRMMHLIGSGVSTPIREELLSCVRDIFWQAFWRRVYFRGEKLSLLVERSIGTREFLEKPDMDGKIFCYKEPFLCFAAEHFATHFPKSKFIHIIRDGRDNADSMVRTYGEALSDDVLASDQLSYNKVSEIGTWRRIDGFNFPWWLPEAEETAFRQMSKYGRYVRLWKEMTLRCRALGKTLPPERYYEVKYDEFVKEPVAQGNRIREFLGHPDSAQFQKRLNKAFTKSTGISGRNQPPEQLAEALAIAGDLLAELGYCEPDGQVGA
- a CDS encoding ADP-ribosylglycohydrolase family protein produces the protein MNCLVNARTPSRLATPEQLEAGLLGMLIGDAVGVPYEFRLPHELPPFDLLDMEPPRGFLRTYADVPTGTWSDDGAQALCLLASLQECGYYHAFDFSRRLVQWHDFGYMAVDGYAFDIGNQTSVALARLKKGISTSHSGLSGVRNNGNGSLMRCLPLALQHLGNDLALVLDAHRQSRLTHRHPRSQVCCALYCLWARREMQRHPDPWGDAVATLRMIYAADPVSARELEEHVRPDDPPKGSGTGYVVDCLNSARLACEEYGYERIIKKAVSLGNDTDTTAAVAGGIAGVRYGREDIPERWINALRGKHILATLGLYL